In Desulfobulbus oralis, one DNA window encodes the following:
- a CDS encoding amidohydrolase family protein, with the protein MPCIDCHTHAFPDTLAPRAIGALAQKAGSSFSDGTIRGLLASMDRAGIDQALICSIATKPAQFDHIMAWSQSVRSARLIPLPSVHPKDPHMIGHVRQLHAAAFPGIKMHPYYQDFTLDDPALFPLYDELSRLGLILVLHSGFDIAFPRLRRSDPARTLWLARGWPELRLVATHLGGWDDWDEVERLLLGRPIYLELSFGPEMLPAERFRRMLLAHPADYLLFGSDLPWTDQKKGLDALRALDLPEPLFRKITSENAKRLLNL; encoded by the coding sequence ATGCCCTGCATCGATTGCCACACCCATGCCTTCCCGGACACGCTGGCGCCCCGGGCCATCGGCGCCCTGGCCCAAAAGGCCGGCAGTTCCTTCAGCGACGGCACCATCAGAGGGCTTCTGGCCTCCATGGACAGGGCCGGCATCGACCAGGCGCTCATCTGCTCCATTGCCACCAAGCCGGCCCAGTTCGACCATATTATGGCCTGGTCACAGAGCGTGCGCAGCGCCCGCCTCATCCCGCTGCCTTCGGTGCATCCCAAAGACCCGCACATGATCGGGCATGTGCGGCAACTGCACGCGGCCGCTTTTCCGGGCATCAAGATGCACCCCTACTATCAGGATTTCACCCTGGACGACCCGGCGCTCTTTCCGCTCTACGACGAACTCAGCAGGCTGGGGCTCATACTGGTGCTGCATTCGGGCTTTGACATCGCCTTCCCCAGGCTGCGCCGCTCCGACCCGGCAAGGACGCTCTGGCTGGCCAGAGGCTGGCCGGAACTCAGGCTGGTCGCCACCCACCTGGGCGGCTGGGATGACTGGGACGAGGTGGAGCGTCTGCTCCTCGGCCGGCCCATTTATCTGGAGCTTTCCTTCGGCCCGGAGATGCTGCCTGCGGAGCGCTTCCGCAGGATGCTTCTGGCGCACCCGGCGGATTACCTGCTCTTTGGCAGCGATTTGCCCTGGACCGACCAGAAAAAGGGGCTGGACGCCCTCCGGGCGCTGGATTTACCGGAGCCTTTGTTCAGAAAAATCACTTCGGAAAACGCGAAGCGGCTTCTGAACCTGTAG